Proteins from a genomic interval of Symmachiella macrocystis:
- a CDS encoding DUF4430 domain-containing protein, translating into MQSCLLSPRPVSRRRVCAIVVFVGIAAILPGNLGQIVAADPEPLSVKLIIDYNDGVEKHFTAIPWKKGMTVLDAMRYAKRGKHGIDFKYSGSGATAFLTQIDDLKNEGGGEGKKNWILRVNKKLATESFGVFKLKSGDVIRWQFEVFKL; encoded by the coding sequence ATGCAGTCCTGCTTATTATCGCCCCGTCCCGTCAGCCGTCGCCGGGTTTGCGCAATTGTCGTGTTCGTTGGAATTGCGGCAATTCTCCCGGGAAATCTTGGTCAAATCGTGGCCGCCGACCCCGAACCATTGAGTGTCAAGCTGATCATTGACTACAATGACGGGGTTGAGAAGCATTTCACCGCCATCCCCTGGAAAAAAGGGATGACCGTTCTGGATGCGATGCGGTACGCAAAACGCGGGAAGCATGGCATCGATTTCAAGTATTCCGGCAGCGGCGCGACAGCGTTTCTGACGCAGATCGATGACCTAAAAAACGAAGGTGGCGGCGAGGGAAAGAAAAACTGGATCCTACGCGTCAATAAAAAACTGGCGACGGAGAGTTTCGGCGTCTTCAAGTTGAAATCGGGCGACGTCATACGCTGGCAATTCGAGGTTTTTAAGTTATGA